In Synechococcus sp. PCC 6312, one genomic interval encodes:
- the psaK gene encoding photosystem I reaction center subunit PsaK, which produces MTHLLLATIPDTSWTPSVGLVVIICNLFTIAIGRYVIKNRGQGPNLPVALPAFFEGFGLPELLGTTSLGHILAAGVVSGLQNSGVL; this is translated from the coding sequence ATGACGCATTTACTCTTGGCAACAATCCCTGATACCAGTTGGACTCCCAGCGTGGGGTTAGTCGTGATCATTTGCAATTTGTTTACGATTGCCATTGGTCGTTATGTGATTAAAAATCGCGGACAGGGGCCAAATTTGCCGGTGGCATTACCTGCTTTCTTTGAAGGGTTTGGCCTGCCGGAACTGCTGGGAACCACTAGCCTCGGGCATATTTTGGCCGCGGGGGTTGTCAGTGGTTTACAAAATTCTGGTGTCCTCTAG
- a CDS encoding O-antigen ligase family protein, which yields MTSLPRLDAASRQEGKLIGLLLGGGYVLFTLLPDSHSLMVAWPWVFLWQFTVILPLLWLVWLLLYQRRWPALGNGLDWGLGILGLGIIISTLLAEFRSQSLWYAIAAFGGIAAVYALTAWLRTPERRQQLLVFQGYLGMVFSIWSLFLWFTETILPEYARLAGLGELGIRLNLDLTALELRNWAPFGHQNYVAGYLLLLLPLLGVLAWQEVGRRRWLWVTGLGIGLIDFYFTNSRGGWLGLLAWAVMLAVFLLRTAMKLQRRQRLGLGLGLGSLLVVLTIGWSTSRLRQSAWGLLQGNETSELAYRWITANIGWSMGWSKPGAGTGLGSVPLLYQKFRPAWAGKEAEMAYQLHSTPVQVWAELGVWGVLSGLVLVGVLLYWAIRWRAWLPNLIESDQGLAVGVGLALGSYGIMSLTDYQVDNIAIAGLLALHLAGLAALIRQGLSHSPPPRSKWVHGLGWFGLVGIIGIWIWVWPIHQAWNLSSQGFNALLSKPPKWPEFVTKLEQAQALAPWEPYYPLQLGWNLGRHSLEMPEPQKNQQKLLNQAIAAFQRGNQLAPNLEFGQNSLGWLLLRQDPSAARFSFTRAIQLMPARPGNFYGLGLSLLAAQQPQLAEQSFYLEVLRQPITITSTIWREPFMAPFYQPVLEKALDFYGQLRTATQPNEPMGQYARQAYAALIWWQGIPEALTQLVKESSNSLHPDLLTLVTFQHGQPPAVGLEAMNPTQALIAAWLDPVNRKTLLAQAWLRATQTVIPEVLLSQLMTSIEQSPDFDTWLRQTSPSQGVQYIRAGFGVLSRHIDGPQPSDFYLDAQNAVTSNILGAIWPTAYYLPPLDESLEPLRQALVAQIKS from the coding sequence ATGACTTCTCTCCCTCGGCTTGATGCGGCTAGTCGCCAAGAAGGCAAGTTAATCGGCTTACTTTTGGGGGGGGGCTATGTTCTTTTTACCCTGCTCCCGGATAGCCATAGTTTGATGGTCGCTTGGCCCTGGGTTTTTCTCTGGCAATTTACGGTGATCCTGCCATTGCTGTGGTTGGTGTGGTTGCTGCTGTATCAACGGCGTTGGCCTGCTTTGGGGAATGGCTTGGATTGGGGCCTGGGTATTTTAGGGTTAGGAATCATTATTTCGACCTTGCTGGCGGAGTTTCGATCCCAAAGTCTTTGGTATGCCATTGCGGCTTTTGGGGGAATTGCGGCGGTCTATGCCTTGACGGCCTGGTTACGCACCCCCGAGCGACGACAACAGCTTTTAGTCTTTCAGGGCTATTTGGGGATGGTCTTTAGTATCTGGAGTTTATTTCTCTGGTTCACCGAAACGATTTTACCGGAATATGCCCGCCTGGCAGGCCTGGGGGAATTGGGCATCAGACTGAATTTGGATTTAACCGCCTTAGAACTGCGCAACTGGGCCCCCTTTGGCCATCAAAACTATGTGGCTGGATATTTATTACTCTTGCTGCCACTGTTAGGGGTGTTGGCCTGGCAGGAGGTGGGGCGGCGGCGCTGGCTATGGGTAACAGGTCTTGGAATTGGTTTAATTGACTTTTACTTTACAAATTCCCGCGGGGGTTGGCTAGGACTATTGGCCTGGGCAGTGATGTTGGCAGTCTTTTTACTTCGCACAGCGATGAAACTGCAACGCCGACAACGGTTGGGCTTGGGGCTGGGCTTGGGGAGTTTGCTGGTGGTCTTGACCATTGGTTGGAGTACTTCCCGGTTACGGCAATCGGCCTGGGGTTTGCTGCAAGGCAATGAAACGTCGGAGTTAGCCTATCGCTGGATTACGGCCAATATTGGCTGGTCAATGGGCTGGTCAAAACCGGGGGCTGGGACAGGGTTGGGATCAGTGCCGTTGCTTTACCAAAAGTTTCGGCCGGCCTGGGCTGGGAAAGAAGCAGAAATGGCCTATCAACTCCACAGTACACCGGTGCAAGTTTGGGCCGAGTTGGGGGTTTGGGGAGTTCTCAGTGGCCTGGTTTTGGTGGGGGTGTTGCTTTATTGGGCCATCCGCTGGCGGGCCTGGTTACCGAATCTGATTGAGTCGGATCAAGGGTTAGCCGTGGGAGTTGGTCTGGCCTTGGGCAGCTATGGGATTATGAGTCTCACCGATTATCAAGTTGATAACATTGCGATTGCGGGGCTATTGGCATTGCATTTGGCCGGTTTAGCTGCACTAATTCGCCAAGGGTTAAGTCACTCGCCACCCCCTCGATCAAAATGGGTGCATGGTTTGGGATGGTTTGGGTTAGTGGGAATAATTGGAATTTGGATTTGGGTTTGGCCCATTCACCAGGCCTGGAATCTATCCAGTCAAGGCTTTAATGCCCTCCTCAGCAAACCGCCAAAGTGGCCGGAATTTGTGACTAAGCTGGAACAGGCGCAGGCCCTCGCCCCTTGGGAACCCTATTATCCCTTGCAGTTGGGCTGGAATCTGGGGCGGCACAGTTTAGAGATGCCTGAACCACAGAAGAATCAACAAAAACTTTTAAATCAGGCCATTGCTGCTTTTCAGCGGGGGAACCAATTAGCCCCAAATTTAGAGTTTGGTCAAAATAGCCTAGGTTGGTTGCTGTTACGGCAAGATCCAAGCGCGGCTAGATTTTCCTTTACCCGTGCGATTCAGCTAATGCCGGCCCGGCCGGGAAATTTTTATGGCCTGGGTTTAAGTTTATTAGCGGCCCAGCAGCCTCAACTTGCCGAACAGAGCTTCTATCTCGAAGTCCTGCGCCAGCCCATTACTATCACCAGCACCATTTGGCGCGAACCCTTCATGGCTCCCTTTTATCAGCCTGTACTTGAAAAGGCTTTGGATTTTTATGGGCAACTGCGGACAGCGACCCAGCCCAATGAACCCATGGGTCAATACGCCCGCCAGGCCTATGCCGCGTTAATTTGGTGGCAAGGTATTCCTGAGGCCCTGACTCAACTGGTCAAAGAGTCCTCCAATTCGCTCCATCCAGATCTCCTTACGCTCGTAACCTTTCAGCACGGCCAACCCCCAGCAGTCGGACTAGAAGCCATGAATCCCACCCAGGCCTTGATTGCAGCTTGGCTTGATCCGGTTAATCGGAAAACCCTTTTAGCCCAGGCCTGGTTGCGGGCGACCCAAACGGTAATCCCAGAAGTGCTACTAAGCCAACTCATGACCTCCATAGAACAATCTCCAGATTTTGATACCTGGTTGCGGCAAACAAGTCCTAGCCAAGGAGTGCAATATATCCGCGCTGGTTTTGGGGTTCTGAGCAGGCACATTGACGGGCCTCAACCAAGTGATTTTTATTTGGATGCCCAGAATGCAGTGACCAGTAATATCCTCGGTGCCATTTGGCCAACAGCCTATTACCTGCCCCCTTTAGATGAGAGCCTAGAACCCCTCCGCCAGGCCCTAGTGGCTCAGATCAAGAGCTAG
- the purQ gene encoding phosphoribosylformylglycinamidine synthase subunit PurQ, translating to MKVGIVVFPGSNCDRDVAYVTGEILGWPTRMIWHQDTNLGDVDLVVLPGGFSYGDYLRCGAIARFSPIMPAIKNHAADGKLVLGICNGFQILTEVGLLPGALVRNRDLHFICDQAQLRVENSQTPWTNAYTPGQVIQLPIAHGEGSYYATAETLKELEANQQILFRYCQPDGAWVEGQNPNGSLHNIAGICNQARNALGMMPHPERAADPLLRGLDGLTLFQSLVNQDSCRPISV from the coding sequence ATGAAGGTTGGCATTGTCGTTTTTCCTGGCTCTAACTGTGATCGGGATGTGGCCTACGTCACGGGGGAAATCCTCGGTTGGCCGACTCGGATGATTTGGCATCAGGATACCAACCTGGGGGATGTGGATTTAGTCGTTTTGCCCGGCGGGTTTAGCTATGGGGATTATCTGCGCTGTGGGGCCATTGCCCGGTTTTCGCCTATTATGCCTGCGATCAAAAACCATGCTGCCGATGGAAAACTGGTTTTAGGGATTTGTAACGGCTTTCAAATTTTGACAGAGGTGGGCTTACTGCCAGGGGCCCTAGTGCGGAATCGGGACTTGCATTTTATTTGTGACCAGGCCCAGTTGCGGGTTGAAAATAGCCAAACCCCTTGGACAAATGCCTATACCCCCGGTCAAGTCATTCAATTACCCATTGCCCACGGCGAAGGCTCCTACTATGCGACCGCAGAAACCCTCAAGGAATTGGAAGCTAATCAGCAAATTCTCTTTCGCTACTGTCAACCGGACGGGGCTTGGGTCGAAGGGCAAAATCCCAATGGTTCGCTGCATAATATCGCTGGAATTTGTAACCAGGCCAGGAATGCTTTAGGCATGATGCCTCACCCGGAGCGGGCTGCAGATCCTCTTTTAAGGGGCCTGGATGGTTTAACCCTGTTCCAATCCCTGGTCAATCAAGACTCTTGCCGGCCTATTTCGGTCTAA
- the msrB gene encoding peptide-methionine (R)-S-oxide reductase MsrB, with the protein MNKRTFLKLGIGSLGLVGIAELLGIKLFPGDALANSTFEVTKSESEWRKILSPGQYYVLRMKGTELPNSSPLDKEYRAGTFLCAGCQLPLFSSKAKYDSGTGWPSFTKPISGAIATSVDNSFFMTRTEVHCRRCGGHLGHVFLDNRSASGSRYCMNGLALKFVAS; encoded by the coding sequence ATGAACAAACGGACATTTCTCAAGTTGGGGATCGGTTCACTGGGCCTGGTTGGCATCGCCGAACTTTTAGGGATCAAATTATTTCCGGGGGATGCTCTGGCCAACAGCACCTTTGAAGTCACCAAGTCAGAATCAGAATGGCGAAAAATCCTTAGCCCAGGCCAGTATTATGTGTTGCGGATGAAAGGCACTGAACTACCCAATAGTAGCCCCTTAGACAAGGAATATCGGGCTGGAACTTTTTTGTGTGCAGGCTGTCAATTACCCTTGTTTAGCTCGAAAGCCAAATATGACAGTGGCACCGGCTGGCCCAGTTTTACCAAACCAATTTCGGGGGCGATTGCGACCTCTGTGGATAACTCCTTTTTTATGACCCGCACCGAAGTCCATTGTCGCCGCTGTGGTGGGCATTTAGGCCATGTTTTTTTGGATAATCGCTCAGCTTCGGGATCACGATATTGTATGAATGGCTTAGCCTTGAAGTTTGTTGCCAGTTAG
- a CDS encoding BCD family MFS transporter, translating into MTENTTLPKLPLWEMFRLGLFQMGLGMMSILTLGVLNRVMIQELTLPATLVVLTIAMHQFVAPVRVWFGQLSDAYPIKGFHRTGYVWLGAVAFSLVAFLTVQVIWQVAGAWDGTNWTGTTTLWMVCLGFLFACYGAFVSASSTPFAALLVDVSDEENRSQLVGVVWSMLTVGIVIGAILSAGLLKQIELNTPLADLQAAINRLFLIVLLLVVGLAVAGTWGIEAKFSRYGQRTQARTSSENITLGRALRILLANRQTGIFFGFLLLMTVSLFIQEPVLEPFGGEVFGMTISETTRLNAYWGMGTLLGLSLTGFLIVPRLGKMMTTRLGCGAVAVSFVLLLLAGFTGNSTLLLGELVLFGIAAGITTTGALSLMLDLTAAETAGTFIGAWGLAQAIARGSATVLGGTALDVGRRLFGEPLLAYATVFCLPILGMGLAIWLLGQVDVKQFQQQSAAAITKILAQELD; encoded by the coding sequence ATGACGGAAAATACCACCCTGCCCAAATTGCCCCTGTGGGAGATGTTTCGCCTTGGCCTATTCCAGATGGGCCTGGGGATGATGTCCATTTTGACCTTGGGGGTGCTGAATCGGGTCATGATCCAAGAATTAACCCTTCCAGCCACCTTGGTGGTTTTAACCATTGCCATGCATCAGTTTGTGGCCCCAGTCCGGGTTTGGTTTGGGCAGTTGTCCGATGCCTACCCGATTAAAGGGTTTCACCGCACTGGCTATGTCTGGTTGGGGGCAGTGGCCTTTAGCCTGGTGGCTTTCTTGACGGTACAGGTGATTTGGCAAGTCGCCGGGGCCTGGGATGGGACAAATTGGACTGGCACAACAACACTCTGGATGGTGTGTTTAGGATTTCTCTTTGCCTGTTATGGAGCCTTTGTCAGTGCCAGTTCTACCCCCTTTGCGGCTCTGTTGGTGGATGTCTCTGATGAGGAAAACCGGAGTCAACTGGTCGGGGTGGTTTGGTCAATGCTGACCGTGGGGATCGTGATTGGGGCGATTCTCAGTGCTGGGTTACTCAAACAAATTGAACTCAATACGCCCTTGGCTGACTTACAAGCAGCGATTAACCGCCTATTCCTGATTGTCTTGCTGCTCGTTGTCGGCTTAGCCGTGGCTGGAACTTGGGGGATTGAAGCTAAGTTTTCCCGTTATGGTCAGCGCACCCAGGCCCGGACAAGCTCAGAAAATATTACCTTGGGGCGGGCCTTGCGAATTCTTTTGGCTAATCGGCAAACGGGCATTTTCTTCGGCTTTTTGCTTTTGATGACGGTCAGTTTATTTATCCAGGAGCCGGTCTTAGAACCCTTTGGCGGTGAAGTTTTTGGGATGACCATTAGTGAAACGACGCGGCTGAATGCCTATTGGGGGATGGGAACACTATTGGGTCTGAGCTTAACCGGCTTTTTAATTGTGCCGCGCCTCGGAAAAATGATGACAACGCGTTTGGGCTGTGGAGCCGTGGCTGTGAGTTTTGTGTTGCTCCTCTTGGCCGGGTTCACGGGAAATTCAACCCTGCTGTTGGGAGAACTGGTCTTATTTGGGATTGCAGCCGGAATTACGACCACTGGGGCCTTGAGCTTAATGTTAGATTTAACCGCGGCCGAAACAGCCGGAACCTTTATCGGGGCCTGGGGCCTGGCCCAAGCGATTGCGCGGGGATCAGCGACGGTGTTGGGCGGGACAGCGTTGGATGTGGGCCGGCGGCTTTTTGGTGAACCCTTACTCGCTTATGCCACGGTCTTTTGTTTACCGATTCTGGGGATGGGCCTGGCGATTTGGCTCTTGGGACAGGTGGATGTCAAGCAGTTCCAGCAGCAGTCAGCGGCCGCCATTACCAAAATCTTGGCCCAGGAGTTGGATTAG
- a CDS encoding serine hydrolase produces the protein MTFFQADAALAVLGEQVLNAAWSQFNWLGKDDLALAWLVYTPPVMVNTGGALSPAEFWQSPVRGYSYRGDVQIYPASVVKLFYLVAAQEWQESEMLPPSQELDRALQDMIVDSSNDATGLVMDLLSGTTSGPELPPGPFATWQYQRNIVNRYFQSLAWPELTEINVNQKTWCDGPYGRENVFVGVNRENRNRLSVNATMRLLHSIVGGVAVSPERSQAMLTLMHRSLDPQDLAAHPENQVTGFLGGGLPLGAKLWSKAGLTSWVRHDAAYIELPGKCPFSLVVFLDSKPASTNEAVLPFIAQQICARVPALDESH, from the coding sequence ATGACATTTTTCCAGGCCGATGCGGCTTTAGCGGTATTAGGTGAACAGGTCTTAAACGCGGCCTGGTCGCAATTTAATTGGTTAGGAAAAGATGATCTAGCCCTGGCCTGGTTAGTTTATACACCGCCTGTGATGGTAAACACTGGGGGAGCCTTAAGTCCAGCAGAATTTTGGCAGTCTCCAGTCCGGGGCTATAGCTATCGAGGGGATGTGCAGATCTATCCCGCCAGCGTTGTTAAACTGTTCTACCTGGTTGCCGCCCAAGAATGGCAAGAATCGGAGATGTTGCCACCCAGTCAAGAATTGGATCGGGCCTTACAGGACATGATTGTCGATTCCAGTAATGATGCCACCGGCTTGGTGATGGATTTACTCTCTGGAACCACCAGTGGCCCCGAACTTCCCCCCGGCCCCTTTGCAACGTGGCAATATCAACGGAACATCGTCAATCGCTATTTTCAATCCTTGGCCTGGCCAGAACTGACGGAGATTAATGTTAATCAAAAAACCTGGTGCGATGGTCCCTATGGTCGGGAAAATGTCTTCGTTGGGGTGAATAGGGAAAACCGGAATCGTCTTTCGGTCAATGCCACAATGCGTCTGCTCCACAGTATTGTCGGAGGCGTTGCCGTCAGTCCTGAACGTTCCCAGGCCATGCTGACTCTCATGCACCGTAGCCTCGATCCCCAAGATTTAGCCGCGCATCCCGAAAATCAAGTCACTGGGTTTTTAGGCGGCGGATTACCCTTAGGGGCAAAACTTTGGTCAAAGGCTGGGTTAACCAGTTGGGTTAGACATGATGCCGCCTATATTGAATTGCCTGGAAAATGCCCCTTTAGTCTAGTCGTCTTTTTAGATAGCAAACCTGCCAGCACCAATGAAGCGGTCTTGCCCTTTATTGCTCAACAAATCTGTGCCCGAGTTCCAGCCTTGGACGAATCTCACTGA
- a CDS encoding Tab2/Atab2 family RNA-binding protein — protein sequence MTLWQVDFSARPLTNPQGQTLWELLIVDPLGQILHQAQCSQAQARLDWLIRQLEICIQRTGSCPERIQLFRPQCLSLFEVAANELNLMVEPTRHTPALKRLLAAQAEHYPTAANYTGEPYQPLHITSLPPVPLPDYLWGEGWQFTGLMAEELETHLITQPIPILSLRMDLLPSQLGLAASVVIPGIIIYGGRRSMALARWCQEQNPAEVEFIAGQPDGLIMSAGLWERWVLVTFDDPQVKQSAQGFMTRRAAAQGLHFLMIQPDESGVTYTGLWLLQHSSS from the coding sequence ATGACTCTTTGGCAAGTAGATTTTTCGGCGCGACCCCTGACGAATCCCCAAGGTCAAACTCTCTGGGAGTTGTTGATTGTTGATCCCCTTGGCCAAATCCTTCACCAGGCCCAATGTTCCCAAGCCCAGGCCCGCCTTGATTGGCTCATCCGGCAATTGGAAATCTGTATCCAAAGAACCGGGTCATGTCCAGAGCGAATCCAGCTATTCCGCCCCCAATGCTTAAGCCTATTTGAGGTGGCGGCCAATGAGTTAAATCTAATGGTAGAGCCAACTCGTCATACCCCCGCTTTAAAACGTCTTCTCGCTGCCCAGGCCGAACATTACCCCACCGCTGCGAATTATACAGGGGAACCCTATCAGCCCTTACACATTACCTCTTTACCCCCGGTGCCGTTGCCAGATTATCTCTGGGGAGAAGGTTGGCAATTTACTGGACTGATGGCTGAGGAACTAGAAACACATTTAATTACCCAACCTATCCCAATTTTGTCGCTCAGGATGGATCTTCTCCCCAGCCAACTGGGCCTGGCAGCTAGTGTCGTCATTCCCGGAATCATCATCTACGGTGGCCGCCGTTCCATGGCCTTAGCCCGTTGGTGTCAAGAACAAAATCCGGCTGAGGTGGAGTTTATTGCCGGACAACCCGATGGTCTAATTATGTCGGCAGGATTGTGGGAACGCTGGGTTTTGGTCACTTTTGATGATCCCCAAGTCAAGCAGTCAGCCCAGGGATTTATGACTCGGCGAGCCGCTGCCCAAGGGTTACATTTCCTGATGATTCAACCGGACGAATCGGGTGTAACCTATACAGGACTCTGGCTGCTGCAACACTCTAGCTCTTGA